Within Claveliimonas bilis, the genomic segment GAGCAAAAAGCAGAAAAACACCTTTCCATTTTTGCTTATAAGCGGTATTATAAAGGGAAAGAGCTTCTGGTAATCAACAATTTTTACGGAAATCAGGTCCGCTGGGATGCAGGAGAGGATTTGGAGCTGTATGAATGTCTGCTTGGCAACTATGAGAAGCAGGATATAAATGGAACAGAAGTAATTTTGAAACCATATGAGACAATGATTTTATATAAGTAAGAGAGGAGAAGATAACTATGAAAACATTTCAGTACACTATTCAGGATGAACTTGGTATTCACGCAAGACCGGCAGGACTTCTTGTAAAAGAAGCAAAGAAATTCCAGTCTGCCATTACGCTGGAAGGAAACGGAAAGAAAGCGGAAGCCGGAAAGCTTCTGGCTATTATGGGAATGGGCTTAAAACAGGGAGCAGAGATTACCATTACTGCAGAGGGAGCGGATGAAGACGCCGCCATCGCTGCAATGGAAGAGTTTATGAAAGCAAATTTATAAAAGAGGTGCGCCATGAAAATTTATCAGGGGAAATCAATTCTGAAAGGAATTACTATAGGTAAGATCCTCTATTATTCCAAAGAAGAACAGATGGTGCAAAGAAGGAGCATTACGGATACAGAGGCGGAATGGACACGCTATGAAGAAGCGAAAGAACAGGCGTCGAAACAGTTGAATGCCCTTTATGAAAAAGCGCTGAAAGAAGTAGGAGAGACAGGCGCCGCTATTTTTGAAGTACATGGAATGATGCTGGAGGACGATGATTTTAACGATTCCATCAAAAACATGATTGAAGCACAGAAAGTCAATGCGGAATATGCGGTTGCTTCCACGGGAGATAATTTTTCGCTGATGTTTTCACAGATGGATGATGAATATTTTCAGGCAAGATCTGCAGATATCAAGGATATTGCGGAGCGTGTCGTAAGGATCCTTCAGGGGAAGAATGCAGACGGAGAACTGGGCGATGAGCCTGTGATCCTGGCGGCAAAGGATCTGGCGCCCAGCGAGACTGTTCAGATGGACAAATCCAAACTGCTTGGATTTGTGACAGAGCTTGGTTCTTCTAATTCCCATACGGCTATTCTGGCACGTACAATGAATATTCCCGCCTTGATCGGTATTCCGGTCAGTGAAGAAATGAATGGGAAGATGGCAGTGATTGACGGGGTAAAGGGTGAATTGATCGTAGAGCCTGACGAGGAACTCCTTGCTTCTTATCAGGAGAAGAAAAGAGAGGAAGAACGGCAAAGAGAACTGCTTCTTCAGCTGAAGGGTAAAGAAGACGTCACCCTTGATGGAAAGAAAATCCGGCTTTACGCCAATATCGGCAGTGTGGGCGATGTGGCAAGAGTGCTTGCCAATGATGCGGACGGCATAGGGCTTTTTCGGAGTGAATTTTTGTATCTGGAAAAAGATACCTTCCCGACAGAAGAAGAACAGTTCCAGGCATACCGCACGGTGGCAGAGACCATGGCAGGCAAGAAGGTGATCATCCGTACGCTGGATATCGGGGCCGATAAACAGGCAGATTATTTTAATCTGGATCATGAAGAAAATCCGGCAATGGGATATCGGGCGATCCGCATCTGTCTTGACCGCCCGGAGATTTTTAAGACACAGCTCCGCGCGCTGCTTCGTGCCAGCGCATATGGAAACATTGGCATCATGTATCCCATGATCATCTCTGTAAATGAAGTGCTCCAGGCAAAGAAATATGTGGAAGAGATCAAGGCAGAGCTGGATGAAAAGGGCATTCCATACGGGGATGTGGAACAGGGCGTTATGATTGAAACGCCGGCGGCGGTTATGATCAGCGCACAGCTTG encodes:
- a CDS encoding HPr family phosphocarrier protein, which codes for MKTFQYTIQDELGIHARPAGLLVKEAKKFQSAITLEGNGKKAEAGKLLAIMGMGLKQGAEITITAEGADEDAAIAAMEEFMKANL
- the ptsP gene encoding phosphoenolpyruvate--protein phosphotransferase, encoding MKIYQGKSILKGITIGKILYYSKEEQMVQRRSITDTEAEWTRYEEAKEQASKQLNALYEKALKEVGETGAAIFEVHGMMLEDDDFNDSIKNMIEAQKVNAEYAVASTGDNFSLMFSQMDDEYFQARSADIKDIAERVVRILQGKNADGELGDEPVILAAKDLAPSETVQMDKSKLLGFVTELGSSNSHTAILARTMNIPALIGIPVSEEMNGKMAVIDGVKGELIVEPDEELLASYQEKKREEERQRELLLQLKGKEDVTLDGKKIRLYANIGSVGDVARVLANDADGIGLFRSEFLYLEKDTFPTEEEQFQAYRTVAETMAGKKVIIRTLDIGADKQADYFNLDHEENPAMGYRAIRICLDRPEIFKTQLRALLRASAYGNIGIMYPMIISVNEVLQAKKYVEEIKAELDEKGIPYGDVEQGVMIETPAAVMISAQLAREVDFFSLGTNDLTQYTLAIDRQNAKLDNIYDSHHPAVLEMIRMTVENGHKENCWVGICGELGADTTLTETFLKMGVDELSVSPGSVLPIREIIRKTKIGDGGF